A region of Bacillota bacterium DNA encodes the following proteins:
- the rbsK gene encoding ribokinase has protein sequence MADIVVVGSLNMDLVAKVKRLPSYGETVIAHHFQMAPGGKGANQAVAVRRLGATAGMVGRVGMDSYGEILLSSLTTSGVNVSYVAKDSDLPTGTALITVGDNGENTITVFPGANGRCLPDDVKAAGSFISKAKALIVQLEIPLETVQTALRIARENAIMTVFNPAPFRRLPEDLLSIVDYLILNEVEASALCGCPVDQPHTAIEAGKRILDMGPGRVVLTLGEKGAVFAGPEGGFHVPAFRVKAIDSTAAGDAFIGAFTVALVEGMGVEEGLRYGCASGAIATTRMGAQTSLPTRDEIKELLGFSKLRRFQSYDLEGLA, from the coding sequence ATGGCAGATATCGTAGTTGTGGGTAGTTTGAATATGGATCTTGTGGCGAAAGTCAAGAGACTTCCGTCTTATGGTGAGACTGTCATCGCGCATCATTTCCAGATGGCCCCAGGGGGCAAAGGCGCAAACCAGGCGGTAGCCGTCAGGCGATTGGGGGCGACCGCTGGCATGGTAGGACGGGTAGGGATGGACTCATATGGCGAGATATTGCTTTCTAGTCTGACAACTAGCGGGGTTAATGTCTCTTATGTCGCGAAGGATTCCGATCTGCCGACCGGTACAGCATTGATCACCGTTGGTGATAATGGAGAGAACACCATTACTGTATTTCCGGGGGCAAATGGAAGGTGTCTCCCCGATGACGTAAAAGCGGCAGGATCTTTTATCTCGAAGGCCAAAGCCCTTATAGTTCAGCTTGAGATACCGTTGGAGACAGTCCAAACAGCGCTCCGGATCGCAAGGGAGAATGCCATAATGACCGTGTTTAACCCCGCTCCTTTTCGCAGGCTCCCCGAAGACCTTCTTTCCATTGTGGATTATCTCATTCTCAATGAAGTGGAAGCGTCAGCCCTATGCGGATGTCCTGTTGACCAACCGCACACGGCCATTGAAGCCGGGAAAAGAATCCTGGACATGGGGCCGGGCAGGGTGGTACTGACTTTGGGGGAGAAAGGAGCGGTCTTTGCTGGACCGGAAGGAGGATTTCACGTGCCGGCCTTTCGGGTGAAGGCGATAGATTCCACTGCGGCAGGGGATGCCTTCATAGGGGCGTTTACCGTGGCCTTAGTGGAGGGAATGGGCGTAGAGGAAGGCCTTAGATATGGCTGCGCTTCGGGGGCTATTGCTACAACTCGAATGGGCGCGCAGACATCCTTGCCAACGCGGGATGAGATTAAAGAACTACTTGGTTTCTCAAAGCTCCGGCGTTTTCAGTCCTATGATTTGGAGGGATTAGCTTGA